From the Deinococcus sp. Leaf326 genome, one window contains:
- the purS gene encoding phosphoribosylformylglycinamidine synthase subunit PurS → MPQYTAKVYVTLKPSILDPQGRTVERALSHLEHDNVSGVRIGKYIELSLQGEHAEVEAQLKDIVGNVLSNPIMEDARWELTEA, encoded by the coding sequence ATGCCCCAATACACCGCCAAGGTTTACGTGACCCTCAAGCCCAGCATCCTCGACCCGCAGGGCCGCACCGTCGAGCGCGCCCTCTCGCACCTGGAACACGACAACGTGTCGGGCGTGCGCATCGGCAAGTACATCGAACTGAGTCTTCAGGGAGAGCACGCCGAGGTCGAGGCGCAACTCAAGGACATCGTGGGCAACGTGCTGAGCAACCCCATCATGGAAGACGCCCGCTGGGAGCTGACCGAGGCGTGA
- the apaG gene encoding Co2+/Mg2+ efflux protein ApaG, whose amino-acid sequence MTPSPVPDPEIDVQVDVRHLPDHSTAQRQVFGYVITLHNRGGDTWQLVARHWDIQDARGHTITVDGEGVVGEQPILAPGARYTYNSFVTLDTAPGVMAGHYVMRDAWGQSAQVPVLPFRLDTGSERVLN is encoded by the coding sequence ATGACCCCCTCACCCGTGCCCGACCCTGAGATCGACGTCCAGGTGGACGTGCGCCATCTCCCTGACCACAGCACGGCGCAGCGGCAGGTGTTCGGGTACGTCATCACCCTGCACAACCGGGGCGGCGACACCTGGCAACTCGTCGCGCGCCACTGGGACATCCAGGACGCGCGCGGCCACACGATCACCGTAGACGGCGAGGGCGTGGTCGGCGAGCAGCCCATCCTCGCGCCCGGCGCCCGCTACACCTACAACTCCTTCGTGACGCTGGACACCGCGCCCGGCGTCATGGCGGGGCATTACGTCATGCGCGACGCCTGGGGCCAGAGCGCCCAGGTGCCCGTCCTTCCCTTCCGGCTGGATACGGGAAGCGAACGGGTCCTGAACTGA
- a CDS encoding peptidylprolyl isomerase has translation MTNADTYTGEGFQATPELKAERQTKFTQAPELGAGIEPGKQYRAVLETSKGRIVVELYPDDAPVTVNSFAYLLRHHYYDGIKFHRVIDGFMAQTGDPTGTGAGGPGYDFEDEPNDKRHTGKGVLSMANRGPNTNGSQFFITFLATPHLDGKHTVFGKVVEGLDVLDRLTRIQPGMGGAPDVIESAYLVEK, from the coding sequence ATGACGAATGCGGACACCTATACCGGCGAGGGCTTTCAGGCCACGCCCGAGCTGAAGGCCGAGCGCCAGACCAAGTTCACCCAGGCTCCCGAACTGGGCGCAGGTATCGAGCCCGGCAAGCAGTACCGCGCCGTGCTGGAAACAAGCAAGGGCCGCATCGTGGTCGAGCTGTACCCCGACGACGCGCCCGTCACGGTGAACTCGTTCGCCTACCTGTTGCGGCACCACTACTACGACGGCATCAAGTTCCACCGCGTCATCGACGGCTTCATGGCCCAGACGGGCGACCCCACCGGCACCGGTGCGGGCGGCCCCGGCTACGACTTCGAGGACGAGCCCAACGACAAACGCCACACCGGCAAGGGCGTGCTGAGCATGGCGAACCGTGGCCCCAACACCAACGGCTCGCAGTTCTTCATCACCTTCCTGGCGACCCCGCACCTCGACGGCAAGCACACGGTGTTCGGCAAGGTCGTCGAGGGTCTGGACGTCCTCGACCGGCTCACCCGCATCCAGCCCGGCATGGGCGGCGCGCCCGACGTGATTGAGTCGGCGTACCTCGTCGAGAAATAA
- a CDS encoding DinB family protein — MTLGDYLAGEYRSELELFRAALDSVPDEQFRAATLSHSPAWHALHIADWLRLMVLDDRAASDYHYLGWEDSERVQALGTQPAPLEDTAPKGEVLARLDAVGARVSAFLAHKTEAELGGEVFSAATPSGTRPRLSALGLQLRHVAYHRGQVQLGKKSG, encoded by the coding sequence ATGACCCTCGGCGATTACCTGGCCGGGGAGTACCGCTCGGAACTCGAACTGTTCCGGGCTGCGCTGGACAGCGTGCCAGACGAGCAGTTCCGGGCCGCGACCCTGAGCCACAGCCCGGCGTGGCACGCCCTGCACATTGCCGACTGGCTGCGCCTGATGGTGCTGGACGACCGCGCCGCCTCCGATTACCACTACCTCGGCTGGGAGGACTCGGAGCGTGTGCAGGCGCTGGGCACCCAGCCCGCACCGCTGGAGGACACCGCCCCCAAGGGTGAGGTGCTGGCCCGTCTGGACGCCGTCGGCGCGCGGGTGAGCGCGTTCCTGGCCCACAAGACCGAGGCGGAGCTGGGCGGCGAGGTTTTCAGTGCCGCGACTCCCAGCGGCACCCGCCCCCGCCTGAGCGCCCTGGGGCTTCAACTGCGCCACGTCGCCTACCACAGAGGGCAAGTGCAGCTCGGCAAGAAGAGCGGCTAA
- a CDS encoding M42 family metallopeptidase, with product MSPTSDYINRDFLFALLSQAAPSGAERRAADVWKKEAATFARVSEDHYGNVYAEVGPEDAPAVALMGHLDEIGLIVSYVGDEGFLSVLPVGGWDPQVLVGQRIRLLAPGGDLIGVIGKKAIHVMEADERTKASKLEDLWIDVGLSKDEAQAQIPVGTYGVIEQGPVMVGGKVVSRALDNRVGAFIVLEALRALKDTDLKHRVVAVGTTQEEIGLFGAHLSGHRLDPIAGIAVDVTHETKQPGVSEKKYGVAPFGSGANLTVGPMQSPALLRRLTDAAKAEGIPYTLSATGRYSGTDADALALVRSGVPTAVVSIPNRYMHSPSEMVDERDVKACIDIIAAGVRALEAQPDFTR from the coding sequence ATGAGCCCGACCAGCGACTACATCAACCGCGACTTCCTGTTCGCCCTGCTCTCGCAGGCTGCTCCCAGCGGGGCCGAGCGCCGCGCCGCCGACGTCTGGAAGAAGGAAGCCGCGACCTTCGCCCGCGTCAGCGAGGACCACTACGGCAACGTGTACGCCGAAGTCGGGCCCGAGGACGCGCCCGCCGTCGCCCTGATGGGTCACCTCGACGAGATCGGCCTTATCGTCTCCTACGTGGGCGACGAGGGCTTCTTGAGCGTGCTGCCAGTGGGCGGCTGGGACCCGCAGGTGCTCGTGGGCCAGCGTATCCGGCTGCTGGCACCCGGCGGCGACCTCATCGGCGTGATCGGCAAGAAGGCGATTCATGTCATGGAGGCCGACGAACGGACCAAGGCCAGCAAGCTCGAGGACCTGTGGATTGACGTGGGCCTGAGCAAGGACGAGGCCCAGGCGCAGATTCCGGTGGGCACCTACGGCGTCATCGAGCAGGGGCCGGTGATGGTCGGCGGCAAGGTGGTCAGCCGCGCGCTGGACAACCGCGTGGGGGCGTTCATCGTCCTCGAGGCGCTGCGGGCGCTGAAGGACACTGACCTCAAGCACCGCGTGGTCGCTGTGGGCACCACCCAGGAGGAGATCGGGCTGTTCGGCGCGCACCTCAGCGGGCACCGTCTGGACCCCATCGCCGGCATTGCCGTGGACGTGACGCACGAAACCAAGCAGCCCGGCGTGAGCGAGAAGAAGTACGGCGTAGCGCCCTTCGGCTCGGGCGCGAACCTGACGGTCGGGCCGATGCAGAGCCCCGCCCTGCTGCGCCGCCTGACCGACGCCGCCAAGGCCGAGGGGATTCCGTACACCCTCTCGGCCACCGGGCGTTACAGCGGCACCGACGCCGACGCCCTGGCCCTGGTGCGCTCGGGCGTGCCGACCGCCGTGGTCAGCATCCCGAACCGGTACATGCACAGCCCCAGCGAGATGGTCGACGAGCGCGACGTGAAGGCCTGCATCGACATCATCGCGGCGGGCGTGCGCGCGCTGGAGGCGCAGCCGGACTTCACGCGCTGA
- a CDS encoding aminopeptidase, with product MTTSEFQTRLERYAELLVRTGVNLPSGGKLFVAAPLEAAPLARLIARAAYCAGALDVRVQYVDDHLGLALYEDGGDDAVAYVPGWATLEAQKMLDDGYARLRVVGDDPALLAGVDPARIATRSKLLAQAGREVAAAVSGFAVNWCVAAMSTPAWATRVYPELSQDDGVARLWDDIFAVTRADQPDPVAAWDKHLAGLERLTRLLTGKQYAAVHLKSELGTDLTVGLAENHIWQGGAETAKNGIRAVPNLPTDEVFTAPHRERVDGWAAASKPLSARGQLIEGIRVRFEGGRAVEVTAKRGEETLRQLIGTDEGAAHLGEIALVPASAPVARTGTLFLNTLFDENAASHIALGRCYPTNVRGGSDEAALRAAGGNDSLIHVDWMIGTPGTDVDGVTKDGAREPLMRNGEWVV from the coding sequence ATGACCACCTCCGAATTCCAGACCCGGCTGGAGCGCTACGCCGAACTGCTCGTGCGCACCGGGGTCAACCTGCCCAGCGGCGGCAAACTGTTCGTCGCCGCGCCGCTGGAGGCCGCCCCACTGGCCCGACTGATCGCCCGCGCCGCCTACTGCGCCGGGGCGCTCGACGTGCGCGTGCAGTACGTGGACGATCACCTAGGCCTGGCGCTGTACGAAGACGGCGGCGACGATGCGGTGGCCTACGTGCCAGGGTGGGCCACTCTGGAAGCCCAGAAGATGCTGGACGACGGTTACGCCCGCCTGCGCGTCGTGGGCGACGACCCGGCGCTGCTGGCCGGCGTGGACCCGGCGCGCATCGCCACGCGCAGCAAGCTGCTGGCCCAGGCCGGGCGCGAGGTGGCGGCAGCAGTGAGCGGCTTCGCGGTGAACTGGTGCGTGGCCGCCATGAGCACCCCCGCCTGGGCGACCCGCGTGTACCCGGAGCTGAGTCAGGACGACGGCGTGGCGCGGCTCTGGGACGACATCTTCGCCGTGACCCGCGCCGACCAGCCCGATCCGGTCGCCGCCTGGGACAAGCACCTGGCGGGGCTGGAGCGCCTGACCCGCCTACTGACCGGGAAGCAGTACGCCGCGGTGCACCTGAAGTCCGAACTGGGCACTGACCTGACGGTGGGGCTCGCCGAGAACCACATCTGGCAGGGCGGCGCGGAAACAGCCAAAAACGGCATCCGCGCCGTGCCCAACCTGCCCACCGACGAGGTCTTCACTGCCCCGCACCGCGAGCGCGTGGACGGCTGGGCCGCCGCCAGCAAGCCCCTGAGTGCGCGCGGGCAGCTCATCGAAGGCATCCGCGTGCGCTTCGAGGGGGGCCGGGCCGTAGAAGTCACCGCCAAGCGCGGCGAGGAGACCCTGAGACAGCTCATCGGCACCGACGAGGGCGCCGCACACCTGGGCGAGATCGCCCTCGTGCCCGCCTCGGCTCCGGTGGCGCGCACGGGGACGCTGTTCCTAAACACGCTGTTCGATGAGAACGCCGCCTCGCACATTGCCCTGGGCCGCTGCTACCCGACCAACGTGCGGGGCGGCAGCGACGAAGCGGCCCTGCGCGCCGCCGGCGGCAACGACAGCCTAATTCACGTGGACTGGATGATCGGCACCCCCGGCACTGACGTGGACGGCGTGACGAAGGACGGCGCCCGAGAGCCCCTGATGCGGAACGGAGAATGGGTGGTGTAA
- the purQ gene encoding phosphoribosylformylglycinamidine synthase subunit PurQ, which produces MKTAVIQFPGSNCDADALHAARLMLDEEAQFVWHTEEKLPEGTELVFLPGGFSYGDHLRSGAIAARSPVMQAVKAHAEAGGYVLGVCNGFQVLTEAGLLPGALSRNRELHFLCRPVKLRVENHQTAYTAAYGKDQVLEIPVAHGEGNYYADAETVARLENEGRVVFRYVDNPNGSLNDIAGIVNEGGNVLGMMPHPERAVELLLGSEDGRGLFDSLKAAPAGRRGA; this is translated from the coding sequence GTGAAAACGGCCGTCATCCAGTTCCCCGGCTCCAACTGCGACGCCGACGCCCTGCACGCCGCGCGGCTGATGCTTGACGAGGAGGCGCAGTTCGTGTGGCACACCGAAGAGAAGCTGCCGGAGGGCACCGAACTGGTGTTCCTGCCCGGCGGCTTTTCCTACGGCGACCACCTGCGTTCGGGGGCGATTGCCGCCCGCAGCCCGGTCATGCAGGCAGTCAAGGCCCACGCCGAGGCCGGAGGCTACGTGCTGGGCGTGTGCAACGGCTTTCAGGTGCTGACCGAGGCGGGGCTGCTGCCCGGCGCCCTGAGCCGCAACCGCGAACTGCACTTCCTGTGCCGGCCGGTGAAGCTGCGCGTCGAGAACCACCAGACCGCCTACACGGCCGCCTACGGCAAGGATCAGGTGCTGGAGATTCCGGTCGCGCACGGCGAGGGCAACTACTACGCCGACGCCGAGACGGTCGCCCGCCTGGAAAACGAGGGCCGCGTGGTGTTCCGGTACGTGGACAACCCCAACGGCAGCCTCAACGATATCGCCGGGATCGTGAACGAAGGCGGCAACGTGCTGGGCATGATGCCCCATCCCGAACGCGCGGTCGAGCTGCTGCTGGGCAGCGAGGACGGCCGGGGCCTGTTCGATTCGCTCAAGGCCGCGCCGGCAGGACGCCGGGGCGCATGA
- a CDS encoding protein jag, whose product MDNRTNLDDYLAGLGISDADESAPLPHTPEPVLTGAPALEAAHEDPRAVLERFLRGLIARLDPTLQVSITETGDALEAEITGENAAKLAGRDGRVLGAIEVIAYTVLTKQAGRGDLRVRVDVGGYRKRQSDTLSKLAERLAVQVAKSGEPHELQPMPAAERRIIHITLKEHPDVVSESVGEGAARRLVIRPRHG is encoded by the coding sequence ATGGACAACCGCACGAACCTCGACGACTATCTCGCGGGGCTGGGGATCAGTGACGCCGACGAGAGCGCGCCGCTGCCCCACACGCCCGAGCCGGTCCTGACCGGTGCGCCCGCGCTGGAAGCCGCGCACGAGGACCCCCGCGCGGTGCTGGAGCGCTTTCTGCGCGGCCTGATCGCCCGCCTGGACCCCACGTTGCAGGTGAGCATCACCGAGACCGGGGACGCCCTGGAAGCCGAGATCACCGGCGAGAACGCCGCCAAGCTCGCCGGACGCGACGGCCGGGTGCTGGGGGCCATCGAGGTCATCGCCTACACGGTGCTCACCAAGCAGGCGGGCCGGGGCGACCTGCGCGTGCGGGTGGACGTGGGCGGCTACCGCAAACGCCAGTCCGATACTCTGAGCAAGCTGGCCGAGCGCCTGGCCGTACAGGTCGCCAAGAGCGGCGAGCCCCATGAGCTTCAGCCCATGCCCGCCGCCGAGCGCCGGATCATCCACATCACCCTCAAGGAGCACCCCGATGTGGTCAGCGAGTCGGTGGGCGAGGGCGCGGCGCGGCGGCTGGTCATCCGCCCCCGTCACGGCTAA
- a CDS encoding DinB family protein translates to MDVLRDFLADALDAEFTVFLAALDRVPAAQFSQPAYTAHSAAWHALHIADWTRATIRPGLSDAAPALTYGYLGSEAEAWAQAVTGPIVAHETDPRDTVPTAVAAVFRGAVRAVRDAPPERFDPDATFQVLHRLRPVRGSLSSHLRHTAYHRGQVTHILKEFVHDPVPSLPA, encoded by the coding sequence ATGGACGTGCTGCGCGACTTCCTGGCCGACGCGCTGGACGCCGAGTTCACGGTGTTCCTGGCCGCGCTGGACCGGGTGCCCGCCGCGCAGTTTTCCCAGCCTGCGTATACGGCCCACAGCGCCGCGTGGCACGCCCTCCATATCGCCGACTGGACGCGGGCGACCATTCGCCCCGGACTCAGTGACGCGGCCCCCGCACTGACCTACGGCTATCTCGGCTCCGAAGCCGAAGCCTGGGCGCAGGCCGTGACTGGGCCGATCGTCGCACACGAAACCGACCCCAGGGACACCGTGCCAACTGCTGTCGCTGCCGTGTTCCGTGGGGCCGTCCGGGCGGTCCGCGACGCCCCACCCGAACGTTTTGACCCCGACGCCACCTTCCAGGTGCTCCACAGGCTCCGGCCGGTGCGCGGCAGCCTGAGCTCCCACCTGCGGCACACGGCGTATCACAGAGGCCAGGTGACCCACATTCTCAAGGAGTTTGTCCATGACCCAGTCCCTTCCCTCCCTGCGTGA
- a CDS encoding aldo/keto reductase yields MDYRQLGRSGLQVSLVGLGCNNFGGRLDEAGTKAVVARALDAGITLFDTADIYGGEPGRSETLLGRALGAERDRIVLATKFGLPMNKEGTAKGASRRYIERAVEASLKRLGTDYIDLYQLHTPDPLTPLEETLSALQSLIARGLVRYVGCSNLPAWQVVDADWIARTGHQPGFVSCQDEYSLLVRGAEKELLPAMRAHGLGLLPYFPLASGLLTGKYRPDQAAPEGTRFASAKGLSDRYMTEQNWKIVEGLREFAESRGHTLLELAFSWLAAQEPVSSVIAGATKPEQIDQNVAAVDWQLSAEELAEVGRLTAKD; encoded by the coding sequence ATGGACTACCGTCAACTGGGGCGTTCGGGCTTGCAGGTCTCGCTCGTGGGACTGGGCTGCAACAACTTCGGCGGCCGGCTGGACGAGGCCGGGACGAAGGCGGTCGTGGCGCGCGCGCTGGACGCCGGCATCACGCTGTTCGACACCGCCGACATCTACGGCGGCGAGCCGGGCCGCTCCGAGACGCTGCTGGGCCGCGCGCTGGGGGCCGAGCGCGACCGTATCGTGCTGGCGACCAAGTTCGGGCTGCCGATGAACAAGGAAGGCACCGCGAAGGGGGCGTCGCGCCGGTACATAGAGCGGGCGGTCGAGGCGAGTCTGAAGCGCCTGGGCACCGACTACATCGACCTCTATCAGCTTCACACCCCCGATCCCCTGACCCCGCTGGAGGAGACCCTGAGCGCCCTCCAGAGCCTCATCGCGCGCGGGCTGGTGCGCTACGTGGGCTGCTCGAACCTGCCGGCGTGGCAGGTCGTGGACGCCGACTGGATTGCCAGGACCGGGCACCAGCCCGGCTTCGTGTCGTGCCAGGACGAGTACAGCCTGCTTGTGCGCGGCGCCGAGAAGGAACTGCTGCCCGCCATGCGCGCGCATGGGCTGGGGCTGCTGCCGTACTTTCCGCTGGCGAGCGGCCTGCTGACTGGCAAGTACCGCCCGGACCAGGCCGCTCCCGAGGGCACGCGCTTCGCGTCGGCCAAGGGCCTGAGCGACCGCTACATGACCGAGCAGAACTGGAAGATCGTGGAGGGCCTGCGCGAGTTTGCCGAAAGCCGGGGCCACACGCTGCTGGAACTGGCCTTCAGCTGGCTGGCCGCGCAGGAGCCGGTGTCAAGCGTGATCGCGGGCGCGACGAAGCCCGAACAGATCGACCAGAACGTCGCCGCCGTGGACTGGCAGCTGAGCGCGGAGGAGTTGGCAGAAGTGGGGCGACTGACGGCCAAGGACTGA
- a CDS encoding tRNA (cytidine(34)-2'-O)-methyltransferase: MPDGATPVPTPLLHVVLFEPEKAGNVGNVARTCAVLGAELHLIRPFGFHLHDREFRRAVMDYLEGVTLHEHASWTAFQGTLGAGARVFAFSTHATDLHTRAGFRRGDYLLFGPESRGLPAWLRDALPKLKLPQPGHGRSLNLSVAVGAAAFEAGRQIEGW, encoded by the coding sequence ATGCCTGACGGCGCGACACCGGTTCCCACGCCGCTGCTGCACGTCGTCCTGTTCGAGCCGGAAAAGGCGGGCAACGTCGGCAACGTGGCGCGCACCTGCGCCGTGCTGGGGGCCGAGCTGCACCTCATCCGGCCCTTCGGGTTCCACCTGCACGACCGCGAGTTCCGGCGGGCGGTGATGGATTATCTGGAGGGCGTGACGCTTCACGAGCACGCAAGCTGGACGGCTTTTCAGGGCACGCTGGGGGCCGGGGCGCGCGTCTTCGCCTTCTCCACCCACGCGACCGATCTGCACACCCGCGCGGGCTTCCGGCGGGGCGACTACCTGCTGTTCGGGCCCGAGTCACGCGGCCTGCCCGCGTGGCTGCGCGACGCCCTCCCCAAGCTGAAACTGCCGCAGCCCGGGCACGGCCGCAGCCTGAACCTCAGCGTGGCGGTCGGCGCGGCCGCGTTCGAGGCCGGGCGGCAGATCGAGGGCTGGTAG
- the purC gene encoding phosphoribosylaminoimidazolesuccinocarboxamide synthase — MTRGKQLYEGKAKRVYATANPAEYIVEYKDDATAFNGVKKAQIGGKGRINNAITAHLFPQLEQSGIPTHFLAHLSETEQLVRAVNIIPVEVIVRNVAAGSFSKRLGVEEGTPLSHPVVEYCYKSDALGDPLINDDTAIALGWATEPQLRRLRELALKVRAFLTPYFAERGVRLIDFKLEFGTLADGTVVLADEISPDTCRFWDAETNEKMDKDRFRRDLGGVEDAYTEMLRRVTGPAQG; from the coding sequence ATGACCAGAGGCAAACAGCTGTACGAGGGCAAGGCCAAGCGCGTGTACGCGACCGCGAACCCGGCCGAGTACATCGTCGAGTACAAGGACGACGCGACCGCCTTCAACGGCGTGAAAAAGGCGCAGATCGGGGGCAAGGGCCGGATCAACAATGCCATCACGGCGCACCTGTTTCCACAATTGGAGCAGAGCGGCATTCCGACCCACTTTCTGGCGCACCTCTCGGAGACCGAGCAGCTCGTGCGGGCCGTGAACATCATTCCGGTCGAGGTGATCGTGCGCAACGTCGCCGCCGGGAGCTTTTCCAAGCGCCTGGGCGTCGAGGAGGGCACGCCGCTCTCACACCCGGTCGTCGAGTACTGCTACAAGTCCGACGCGCTGGGCGATCCGCTCATCAACGACGACACGGCGATCGCGCTGGGCTGGGCCACCGAGCCGCAGTTGCGCCGACTGCGCGAGCTGGCCCTGAAGGTCCGCGCCTTCCTGACGCCGTACTTCGCCGAGCGCGGCGTGCGCCTGATCGACTTCAAGCTGGAGTTCGGCACGCTGGCCGACGGCACGGTCGTGCTGGCCGACGAGATCAGCCCCGACACCTGCCGCTTCTGGGACGCCGAGACGAACGAAAAGATGGACAAGGACCGCTTCCGCCGCGACCTCGGCGGCGTGGAAGACGCCTACACCGAGATGCTGCGCCGCGTGACCGGCCCCGCCCAGGGCTGA
- the prmC gene encoding peptide chain release factor N(5)-glutamine methyltransferase → MPTLRQLLLTSTETLRAAGVPSPEVDARALLLHALGLNSTALLLRAHEEMRPEDAARVGALTERRARRVPLQHLLGEIEWGGVRLGSDARALVPRPETEWLLHLALEEVRGVPAPRLLDIGTGTGALALGLKAARPDAAVWATDLSLDALALARENAALNGLHVTFVAGSLLAGLRGPFDLIVSNPPYLPEGDRPGADPEVRHDPDLALYAGPDGLDVARPLVRDAGPALAPGGALLLELDPRNAPTLAAELRAGGWQAEVRDDLAGRPRFVCAGFVYAAPSE, encoded by the coding sequence ATGCCGACCCTGCGACAGCTGCTCCTGACGAGCACCGAGACCCTGCGCGCGGCGGGTGTTCCCTCTCCCGAGGTGGACGCCCGCGCGCTGCTGCTGCACGCCCTGGGCCTGAACAGTACGGCCCTGCTGCTGCGCGCCCACGAGGAGATGCGCCCGGAAGACGCTGCACGGGTGGGGGCATTGACCGAACGGCGGGCGCGGCGCGTGCCGCTGCAACATCTGCTGGGCGAAATCGAATGGGGCGGCGTGCGGCTGGGTAGCGACGCCCGTGCGCTCGTGCCCCGCCCCGAGACAGAGTGGCTGCTGCACCTCGCGCTGGAGGAAGTGCGCGGCGTGCCTGCCCCCCGCCTGCTGGATATCGGCACCGGCACGGGCGCCCTCGCGCTGGGCCTGAAGGCCGCCCGGCCCGACGCAGCGGTGTGGGCCACCGACCTCAGCCTGGACGCCCTGGCCCTGGCGCGCGAGAACGCGGCCCTGAACGGCCTGCACGTGACCTTCGTGGCCGGGAGCCTGCTGGCGGGGCTGCGCGGCCCGTTCGACCTGATCGTGAGCAACCCGCCCTATTTGCCAGAGGGCGACCGCCCAGGGGCGGACCCCGAGGTCCGGCACGACCCCGATCTGGCGCTGTACGCGGGCCCCGACGGCCTGGACGTGGCCCGGCCGCTGGTACGGGACGCCGGGCCGGCCCTGGCCCCCGGCGGCGCGCTGCTGCTGGAGCTCGACCCGCGCAACGCCCCCACGCTGGCAGCCGAGCTGCGCGCCGGGGGCTGGCAGGCCGAGGTGCGGGACGACCTCGCCGGGCGGCCACGTTTCGTCTGCGCGGGCTTTGTCTACGCCGCGCCGTCCGAGTGA
- a CDS encoding low molecular weight protein-tyrosine-phosphatase yields MNDVSSGLSARPLRVMALCLGNICRSPVAEALLRRELAAAGVEATVVSAGTGDWHVGRPADPRSQTVAAAHGLELGGRARQLGPADFSGQDVILAMDANNAEDARRLAPPGAQARILLMRDFDPQGRGEDVPDPYYGGARGFEDMYEMLERSARAFAQAARAGTAGT; encoded by the coding sequence ATGAACGACGTTTCTTCCGGTCTGTCGGCGCGGCCCCTGCGGGTCATGGCGCTGTGTCTGGGCAACATCTGCCGCTCGCCGGTCGCCGAGGCGCTGCTGCGCCGGGAACTCGCGGCGGCGGGGGTGGAGGCCACGGTGGTCAGCGCGGGCACCGGCGACTGGCACGTGGGGCGGCCCGCCGATCCGCGCTCGCAGACGGTCGCGGCGGCGCACGGCCTGGAGCTGGGCGGCCGGGCACGGCAGCTCGGGCCCGCCGACTTTTCCGGGCAGGACGTGATCCTGGCGATGGACGCGAACAACGCCGAGGACGCCCGGCGCCTGGCCCCCCCCGGCGCCCAGGCCCGCATCCTGCTCATGCGCGACTTCGACCCCCAGGGCCGGGGCGAGGACGTGCCCGACCCCTACTACGGCGGCGCGCGCGGCTTCGAGGACATGTACGAGATGTTGGAGCGCAGCGCGCGGGCCTTCGCCCAGGCGGCGCGCGCGGGCACGGCCGGGACCTAG
- the ispF gene encoding 2-C-methyl-D-erythritol 2,4-cyclodiphosphate synthase has protein sequence MTAAPLPDRALPSRAPLAYRIGYGEDAHRLARPEDGGRSLVLGGVHVPSERGAVAHSDGDAVLHALADALLSGLALGDIGQYFPDTAAEWQGMDSRVILARALELTRSRGYAPVNVALVVTLDRPKLGPLRAEIARSVAGLLALPESEVGVSFKTSEGLAPDHVQTRVTVLLGQPEPERADA, from the coding sequence ATGACCGCTGCCCCGCTGCCCGACCGCGCCCTGCCCAGCCGCGCCCCGCTCGCCTACCGGATCGGGTACGGCGAGGACGCCCACCGCCTGGCCCGGCCGGAAGATGGGGGCCGCTCCCTGGTCCTGGGCGGCGTGCACGTGCCGTCGGAACGGGGCGCGGTGGCGCACTCGGACGGCGACGCCGTGCTGCACGCGCTCGCCGACGCCCTGCTCTCGGGGCTCGCGCTGGGCGACATCGGGCAGTATTTTCCCGACACGGCCGCCGAGTGGCAGGGCATGGACTCGCGCGTGATCCTGGCGCGGGCCCTAGAACTGACGCGTAGCCGCGGCTACGCGCCCGTGAACGTGGCCCTGGTCGTGACGCTGGACCGGCCCAAGCTGGGGCCGCTGCGCGCCGAGATCGCGCGGTCGGTCGCCGGATTGCTGGCCCTTCCCGAGTCCGAGGTGGGGGTGAGCTTCAAGACTTCCGAGGGGCTGGCCCCCGACCACGTGCAGACGCGGGTCACGGTGCTGCTGGGCCAGCCGGAACCGGAGCGCGCGGATGCCTGA